Proteins co-encoded in one Strix uralensis isolate ZFMK-TIS-50842 chromosome 2, bStrUra1, whole genome shotgun sequence genomic window:
- the NDUFV3 gene encoding NADH dehydrogenase [ubiquinone] flavoprotein 3, mitochondrial isoform X2 has translation MLSSSSLLVSGNKGESTSSTNLKEASKPAEDMRMFMSRKTVVAFPQRGVVSPLEEENLTTPATEEGLRKELVEEETSSSSSSDSSSDSEEEKDDDDSEVAIKTKVEFPRQDSIFSENIAVKASMLAKENLSQKSHKVYVAKKKPSKPETDVSPIKQVAFSKTSLSHETSKSKARDPKVKSTPKAADQQKLVLEPHVVESQDLTDVTHKSDYLEEKSIGTQVAALQLKPSSVTREDKKQKLLSRREEKKVKEAQESEAEVVTAPKLEETSESTMLVMATTAKEETIQEAGVQAGERSTIEETTAAAEPPPEEFDNSTYKNLQHHEYNIYTFVDSVAALSKFRQPQPSSGRPSPRH, from the exons ATGTTGTCTTCTAGCTCTCTCCTAGTATCTGGAAACAAAGGTGAGAGCACATCTAGTACTAACCTCAAGGAAGCTTCAAAACCTGCTGAAGACATGAGGATGTTCATGTCAAGAAAAACAGTGGTTGCATTTCCTCAGCGAGGAGTTGTTTCTCCTCTTGAGGAGGAAAACCTCACTACACCTGCAACAGAAGAAGGCTTGAGAAAAGAGTTAGTTGAGGAAGAAACTTCGTCTTCATCCAGCTCAGATTCTAGCTCAGattctgaggaagaaaaggatgaTGATGATTCAGAAGTTGCCATTAAAACCAAAGTTGAGTTTCCTAGACAAGATTCCATCTTTTCTGAGAACATAGCAGTAAAGGCATCAATGCTAGCAAAAGAGAACTTGTCCCAGAAATCCCACAAAGTTTACGTAGCTAAGAAGAAGCCAAGCAAACCAGAAACCGATGTGTCTCCTATCAAGCAGGTTGCATTTTCTAAAACATCACTCAGCCATGAAACATCAAAATCCAAAGCAAGAGACCCCAAAGTAAAATCAACTCCAAAAGCAGCAGATCAGCAGAAGCTGGTCTTAGAACCACATGTGGTTGAAAGCCAAGACCTGACCGATGTCACTCATAAATCTGATTATTTGGAGGAAAAGTCCATTGGAACCCAAGTAGCAGCTCTTCAGCTGAAACCTTCATCAGTGACTCGggaagacaaaaagcaaaaactgttatccagaagagaagaaaaaaaggtgaaggaGGCACAGGAGTCAGAAGCAGAAGTAGTAACTGCTCCTAAACTAGAAGAGACTTCTGAAAGCACAATGTTGGTGATGGCCACTACAGCAAAGGAGGAGACCATTCAGGAAGCAGGAGTCCAGGCTGGAGAAAGAAGCACAATAGAGG AGACCACAGCAGCTGCTGAGCCTCCTCCAGAAGAATTTGATAATTCTACCTACAAGAACCTTCAGCATCATGAATATAACATTTATACCTTTGTTGATTCTGTTGCGGCTCTCTCAAAATTCAGGCAGCCTCAGCCATCTTCTGGAAGACCATCACCAAGGCATTGA